Proteins found in one Bacteroidales bacterium WCE2008 genomic segment:
- a CDS encoding putative ABC transport system permease protein, producing MKKNLIIKILSLGIGLAAGIVLVAKVCFELSFDRNFKDADRIYKIMTGFTQSGQYDDFGQVSGAIAPGMMREVPGVEYGTRVTFLFGSDRYRFVDQGDDSFIKGELVLADTCFFKVFGHEVIAGDPAKALAKEMTAMVSRSFAEKIGGIQECIGKTIYNEEYPDYKFTVEGVFEDFPDNCSLDYDILLSMETYSKESTENWLGNDRYKGFVKLAEGVDPNTLRPAIRKMQENNQDMELIKSAGVEIEYFLKPFAKVHTSDPIIKNTITILSIVAVLLLVISLMNYVLITISAVVKRSKEVGVRKCYGAETPDIYSMLSKEAARDMGLAVLFAVILVTCGKGLIMNILGVEFETLLVPQSIIAIAVTIVILYVISVVAPARLYSRIPIAAAFRNYTESSKKWKLGLLGVQFFINMALVVMLVFVSMQYRKALYGEVGYDYENLLYLSLYNQTAQSSSERIKNELERLPEVEGVEFGYELPMSGSSGNNVYIPGMTEELFNFADQYSSTKGYNSLLGIPYVEGRAPEAEGEVAVDQNFAEKICQIGNWKDGAVGKTINLTGHGDGMSMYGDPFVICGVYKNYLLGTQAGRDYRPSARFYGDLSGDYWMKECLIRVNNADRQTIDKIQKIIDGIFPESTNKEVRSYAADLRGSYDDKLKMRNTIILGCILSLIVALIGLIGYIRDESNRRSKEMAIRKINGATTNEIIGLFIKDISRIAIISAILADVLAWYASRLWLQQFSEKISLSPWVFIAGNIVVLLIITGAVVLNCLRIAKANPVESLKNE from the coding sequence ATGAAAAAGAATCTGATCATAAAGATACTGTCTCTGGGAATTGGTCTGGCCGCCGGTATCGTGCTTGTAGCAAAAGTCTGCTTCGAGCTGTCATTCGACAGAAACTTCAAGGATGCGGACCGGATCTACAAGATCATGACCGGATTTACCCAGAGCGGTCAGTATGATGACTTCGGCCAGGTCAGCGGAGCGATCGCCCCGGGAATGATGCGGGAAGTCCCTGGAGTTGAATATGGAACAAGGGTAACCTTCTTATTCGGCAGTGACAGATACAGGTTCGTCGATCAGGGTGACGACAGCTTCATTAAAGGGGAACTCGTTCTTGCGGATACATGTTTCTTCAAGGTCTTTGGCCATGAAGTCATTGCCGGAGATCCGGCCAAGGCACTCGCCAAGGAAATGACAGCAATGGTCAGCAGAAGCTTCGCCGAAAAAATCGGCGGAATCCAGGAATGCATCGGAAAGACAATCTATAACGAAGAATATCCCGATTACAAGTTTACTGTCGAAGGTGTCTTCGAAGACTTCCCTGACAACTGCTCCTTAGATTATGACATTCTGCTCTCGATGGAAACATACAGCAAAGAGAGCACTGAAAACTGGCTCGGAAACGACCGCTACAAAGGCTTTGTCAAACTCGCGGAAGGCGTCGATCCAAATACTCTCCGTCCGGCTATCCGCAAGATGCAGGAAAACAATCAGGACATGGAATTGATAAAGAGCGCCGGAGTAGAAATCGAATACTTTCTCAAGCCGTTCGCAAAAGTCCATACCTCCGATCCTATCATCAAGAATACCATAACCATTCTGTCAATTGTAGCCGTGCTGCTGCTTGTCATAAGCCTCATGAATTACGTGCTGATTACAATTTCAGCCGTAGTAAAGAGGTCCAAGGAAGTAGGAGTTCGCAAATGCTACGGAGCAGAGACACCAGATATCTATTCCATGCTCTCAAAAGAGGCCGCAAGGGATATGGGGCTGGCGGTATTGTTCGCCGTGATTCTGGTGACATGCGGAAAGGGTCTGATAATGAACATACTCGGAGTAGAGTTCGAGACGCTGCTCGTTCCCCAGAGTATCATAGCCATCGCCGTGACAATCGTAATTCTGTATGTCATCTCTGTTGTCGCCCCGGCCAGGCTCTATTCCAGGATACCTATAGCTGCGGCTTTCCGCAACTATACCGAATCCTCCAAGAAATGGAAACTCGGTCTTCTCGGGGTACAGTTTTTCATCAACATGGCCTTGGTCGTAATGCTGGTATTCGTCAGCATGCAGTACCGCAAGGCTCTTTACGGAGAAGTAGGATACGACTACGAGAACCTTCTTTATCTCAGTCTCTATAACCAGACGGCCCAGAGCTCGTCCGAGAGAATAAAGAATGAGCTGGAAAGACTTCCTGAAGTCGAAGGAGTAGAATTCGGCTATGAGCTGCCGATGAGCGGATCCAGCGGAAACAACGTCTATATCCCTGGCATGACGGAAGAACTCTTCAACTTTGCCGACCAGTATTCCTCGACAAAGGGCTACAACAGTCTTCTCGGCATCCCGTACGTGGAAGGAAGAGCGCCTGAAGCCGAAGGTGAAGTAGCGGTGGACCAGAACTTCGCGGAAAAGATATGCCAGATCGGGAACTGGAAAGACGGAGCTGTCGGCAAGACCATCAACCTTACGGGGCATGGAGACGGAATGTCGATGTACGGAGATCCATTCGTGATCTGCGGAGTGTACAAAAACTATCTGCTCGGAACGCAAGCCGGCAGGGATTACCGCCCAAGCGCCCGTTTCTATGGAGACCTCAGCGGCGATTACTGGATGAAGGAATGCCTGATCAGAGTCAATAATGCCGACCGTCAGACAATCGACAAGATCCAGAAGATCATCGACGGTATCTTCCCGGAAAGCACCAACAAGGAAGTCCGTTCTTACGCCGCCGACCTTAGAGGATCGTATGACGACAAACTGAAGATGAGGAATACCATTATCCTCGGCTGCATCCTGTCCCTTATAGTTGCGCTCATCGGTCTTATAGGCTATATCCGCGACGAAAGCAACAGACGCAGCAAAGAGATGGCCATCAGAAAGATAAACGGAGCGACGACCAACGAGATCATCGGCCTGTTCATCAAGGACATCTCGCGGATAGCAATCATTTCCGCAATACTCGCAGACGTTCTCGCCTGGTATGCATCAAGGCTATGGCTTCAGCAGTTCAGCGAGAAGATATCTCTCAGTCCATGGGTATTCATTGCCGGAAATATCGTAGTCCTGCTTATTATTACAGGCGCCGTAGTGCTCAACTGCCTGCGTATCGCCAAAGCAAACCCTGTAGAATCTTTAAAGAATGAATAG
- a CDS encoding putative ABC transport system ATP-binding protein: MIKVENLSKVFRTEEIETTALDNVSFEIKDGEFVAIMGPSGCGKSTLLNILGLLDNPTSGSYQLIGTEVGNLKEKERTKFRKGNIGFVFQSFNLIDELSVYENIELPLRYMNVPASERKQKVTDIMKRMNISHRAQHFPQQLSGGQQQRVAIARAVVAGPKLILADEPTGNLDSKNGKEVMEMLCELNREGTTIVMVTHSQKDAAMAQRTIDLFDGKIVSDVKNEL; encoded by the coding sequence ATGATCAAAGTAGAAAACCTCTCTAAAGTATTCCGTACGGAAGAAATAGAAACCACAGCACTAGACAATGTATCCTTCGAAATCAAGGATGGAGAATTCGTAGCAATCATGGGACCTTCCGGATGCGGAAAGTCAACCCTCCTGAACATCCTCGGCCTTCTCGACAACCCTACCTCCGGCAGCTACCAGCTGATCGGCACCGAAGTCGGCAACCTCAAGGAGAAAGAACGCACGAAATTCCGCAAAGGCAACATCGGTTTCGTATTCCAGAGCTTCAACCTTATCGACGAACTCTCAGTCTACGAGAACATCGAACTGCCGCTCCGCTACATGAACGTCCCGGCCTCCGAAAGGAAACAGAAAGTTACGGACATAATGAAGCGCATGAACATCTCCCACCGCGCCCAGCACTTCCCGCAGCAGCTGTCCGGAGGTCAGCAGCAGAGGGTCGCTATCGCCCGTGCAGTGGTCGCAGGACCGAAACTGATACTCGCCGACGAGCCTACCGGTAACCTCGATTCCAAGAACGGTAAAGAGGTCATGGAGATGCTCTGCGAGCTCAACCGCGAGGGAACCACCATCGTGATGGTTACCCACTCCCAGAAGGATGCCGCGATGGCCCAGAGGACCATCGACCTTTTCGACGGTAAGATTGTTTCAGACGTAAAGAACGAATTATAA
- a CDS encoding putative ABC transport system permease protein: protein MKKRDNRVFATTINIVGMGVAFAVFMTLMVRVLWDWTYDRRFQESEKVFVMKHDLFEEGKYWTACSRPLIETMKEACPNLTAVGTFWMQYDRICNRTETPENKVKLNGVECDSEVFRILHIPILEGSLENFDNGMNALLSETGAHALFGNDSPVGKSITINQRQWTVIGVYKDLPKNGTVNQDLLMTLGKTDIDNTAEWSFHPLLRLEDPNELESTSEAIFSKLSIFITNNTYNYDRNEETDDLAIIKERIFFRNLHESYFDKNALITASGDKAFTNTLFAIALLIVLISLINFINFSFARIPFRIKSINTRKVLGAGRSSLILREISTAVLVAACGFALAILLLHLLAGTPIAGYVGGSMRIMDNIGLVAGSFGLAIICAVIAGLIPAIYATSQPAAIVLKGSYSTSVKGRGLRNILVSLQFVLSFIFTIMALFIGVQIRHLINKDMGFETENIVQVTCGYGSGDRAEAFESRLKQNAGIVDVTFCDGYMLSNGRMSWTREYDNERIFFEVMPVATDFLSFFGIEVIDGRNFTEADAKNGLATMIVNESFVKAFPKVGAGSRMGALTDEETDIVGVVKDFNFKSASYPVTPLVLLCWGANGWRSYNMAYVKLAPGNPEDAIKYIKKTVCEFDSNYSESTVEVSFMDESIEYQYKSLISLRKLITIASLVALLIAIIGIIGLVYFETQFISKDIAVRRVNGATVEDILRMINRKYVIISLVSFVISVPLALMIILGWRSSFAYQAPVPVWIFAVTLIGITLLTVAVVTWQSWKAANANPVDSLKNE from the coding sequence ATGAAAAAGAGAGATAACAGAGTTTTCGCGACGACTATCAATATCGTCGGAATGGGAGTGGCATTTGCCGTCTTCATGACTCTTATGGTAAGAGTCCTCTGGGACTGGACTTATGACAGGCGTTTCCAGGAAAGCGAGAAGGTGTTCGTAATGAAGCATGACCTTTTCGAAGAAGGAAAATACTGGACAGCTTGCAGCCGTCCTTTAATCGAGACGATGAAAGAGGCTTGTCCGAACCTTACCGCTGTGGGCACTTTCTGGATGCAATACGACAGGATATGCAATCGTACTGAGACCCCTGAGAACAAAGTCAAGCTCAATGGCGTCGAATGCGACAGCGAAGTGTTCAGAATCTTGCACATACCGATTCTTGAGGGCAGCCTGGAGAATTTCGACAATGGCATGAACGCCCTGCTTTCCGAAACCGGAGCACATGCGCTTTTCGGGAATGATAGTCCGGTCGGAAAAAGCATTACGATAAACCAGCGTCAATGGACGGTCATCGGAGTCTATAAAGACCTCCCGAAGAATGGGACGGTCAATCAGGATCTGTTGATGACCCTCGGAAAAACCGATATTGACAACACCGCCGAATGGAGTTTCCATCCACTGCTGAGACTGGAAGATCCCAATGAGCTGGAAAGCACCAGCGAGGCTATATTCTCCAAGCTTTCCATATTTATAACCAACAATACGTATAATTACGACAGGAACGAAGAGACTGATGATCTTGCTATAATCAAGGAAAGAATCTTTTTCCGGAATCTACACGAATCATATTTCGACAAGAATGCCCTGATAACCGCCTCCGGCGACAAAGCATTCACAAACACGCTATTCGCCATAGCTCTGCTGATCGTGCTGATTTCCCTTATCAACTTCATCAACTTCTCCTTCGCAAGGATCCCGTTCCGCATAAAGAGCATAAATACACGTAAAGTCCTCGGAGCAGGCAGATCTTCCCTGATTCTCCGGGAGATCTCGACAGCAGTGCTGGTCGCTGCCTGCGGATTCGCCCTTGCAATACTCCTTCTGCATCTGCTCGCAGGGACCCCTATCGCGGGTTATGTCGGCGGAAGCATGAGAATCATGGACAACATCGGGCTTGTCGCAGGCTCTTTCGGCCTGGCCATAATATGCGCAGTCATCGCAGGTCTCATACCGGCGATCTATGCGACTTCCCAGCCTGCAGCCATAGTGCTCAAGGGCTCTTACTCGACCAGCGTCAAAGGACGCGGCCTGCGCAACATACTCGTCAGCCTGCAGTTCGTACTCTCATTCATATTCACTATCATGGCTCTGTTCATCGGAGTTCAGATCCGCCATCTGATCAACAAGGACATGGGCTTCGAGACTGAGAATATCGTCCAGGTGACATGCGGATATGGTTCAGGAGACAGGGCCGAAGCCTTCGAATCGAGGTTGAAGCAGAACGCCGGCATCGTCGATGTGACCTTCTGCGACGGATATATGCTTTCGAACGGCAGAATGAGCTGGACCCGGGAATATGATAACGAGCGTATATTCTTCGAAGTAATGCCGGTAGCTACGGACTTCCTTTCATTCTTCGGAATCGAAGTCATCGACGGCCGTAACTTCACTGAAGCCGACGCCAAAAATGGACTGGCGACCATGATCGTAAATGAGTCTTTCGTTAAGGCTTTCCCTAAGGTTGGCGCAGGATCGAGAATGGGAGCTCTTACCGATGAAGAAACAGATATCGTAGGAGTCGTAAAGGACTTCAACTTCAAATCGGCTTCCTATCCTGTCACGCCGCTGGTTCTTCTCTGCTGGGGAGCGAATGGCTGGAGATCATACAATATGGCTTATGTCAAGCTTGCCCCGGGCAATCCTGAAGATGCTATAAAGTACATAAAGAAGACCGTCTGCGAGTTCGACTCCAATTACTCCGAGAGTACTGTGGAAGTCTCCTTCATGGACGAGAGTATCGAATACCAGTACAAGAGTCTGATCAGCCTCAGGAAACTCATAACCATCGCCTCTCTGGTAGCTCTTCTTATCGCCATCATCGGCATCATCGGACTGGTTTATTTCGAGACCCAGTTCATCAGCAAGGATATCGCTGTCAGAAGAGTCAATGGGGCGACCGTGGAAGACATCCTCAGAATGATCAACAGAAAGTATGTCATCATATCTCTGGTCAGCTTCGTGATCTCCGTTCCGCTGGCGCTCATGATAATTCTGGGATGGCGCTCATCTTTCGCCTACCAGGCTCCGGTGCCGGTATGGATCTTCGCAGTCACGCTTATAGGAATCACTCTGCTGACTGTAGCTGTAGTGACATGGCAGAGCTGGAAAGCCGCCAATGCCAATCCGGTAGATTCGTTAAAGAATGAATAA
- a CDS encoding HlyD family secretion protein, translating to MDKQLEKVTGWKVALTKKALPYWGGAALAILIGWLLIRDNASTLNVDRDSVSVAEVKNGEFNDYIRVSGQVEPLVTIQISPIEGGVVKEILIEEGSDVHKGDEILRLSNDNVELEILNCEAELAEKENILRNTQIQMEQDRLNVRQTRAEFQVNVRRLKRSYEQQKTLYEEKLIAREDYLKAKEDYELALEKLELIREKEVQDSMYRSTQVERMKESLDNMLTNMLMIRRRKDNLTIKAPIDGQLGLLDAVLGESINAGTKIGQISDMSSYKIVAQIDEHYIDKVIPGLSATIERQGSSFEAMLRKVYPEVREGKFKADFKFDGDVPENIRSGQTYYLNLQLGQPEEAIIIPRGTFYQKTGGKWIYVLDASGNKAVKREIRLGRQNPQHYEVLEGLQAGEKVIVSGYEYFGDNQVLNLK from the coding sequence ATGGATAAGCAGCTAGAAAAAGTGACCGGTTGGAAGGTCGCACTCACCAAGAAAGCACTCCCTTACTGGGGCGGGGCCGCTCTCGCAATCCTGATAGGATGGCTCCTCATAAGGGATAACGCAAGCACACTCAATGTCGACCGCGACTCTGTATCCGTGGCGGAAGTAAAAAACGGAGAATTCAACGACTATATCCGCGTAAGCGGTCAGGTCGAGCCGCTCGTGACCATCCAGATAAGCCCTATCGAAGGCGGAGTGGTCAAGGAGATCCTCATCGAAGAAGGTTCGGACGTGCACAAGGGAGACGAGATCCTCCGGCTGTCCAACGACAACGTGGAGCTTGAGATCCTCAACTGCGAGGCAGAGCTTGCCGAGAAGGAGAACATCCTCCGCAACACCCAGATCCAGATGGAGCAGGACAGGCTCAACGTGCGCCAGACCAGGGCCGAGTTCCAGGTCAACGTGCGTCGTCTCAAGAGAAGTTATGAGCAGCAGAAGACTCTCTATGAAGAGAAACTTATAGCCCGCGAGGACTATCTCAAGGCCAAAGAGGACTATGAACTCGCCCTCGAAAAGCTCGAGCTTATCCGTGAGAAGGAAGTGCAGGACAGCATGTACCGCAGCACCCAGGTGGAGAGGATGAAAGAGAGTCTCGACAACATGCTCACCAACATGCTGATGATCCGCCGCCGCAAGGACAATCTCACCATCAAGGCCCCTATCGACGGCCAGCTCGGACTTCTTGACGCCGTCCTCGGCGAGAGCATCAATGCCGGCACCAAGATCGGCCAGATCAGCGACATGTCCTCATACAAGATCGTAGCGCAGATCGACGAGCATTATATCGACAAAGTCATTCCTGGTCTTTCGGCCACAATCGAGCGTCAGGGCTCTTCTTTCGAGGCTATGCTGCGCAAGGTATACCCTGAGGTCCGCGAAGGCAAATTCAAGGCTGATTTCAAGTTTGACGGGGATGTCCCGGAGAATATCCGCAGCGGCCAGACCTATTACCTGAATCTTCAGCTCGGACAGCCGGAGGAGGCGATCATAATCCCTCGCGGCACATTCTACCAGAAGACGGGCGGAAAGTGGATATATGTCCTCGACGCCAGCGGCAACAAAGCCGTCAAGCGCGAAATCCGTCTGGGACGTCAGAATCCTCAGCACTACGAAGTCCTTGAAGGGCTCCAGGCAGGCGAGAAAGTCATCGTCTCCGGCTACGAATACTTTGGAGACAACCAGGTCCTCAATCTCAAATAA